The following DNA comes from Paenibacillus crassostreae.
ATACTGCTATCCATTATGAAAAGTATAGTGGCAGTTTCTATGATAGTTTTAATACGCTAACGCAGTTCGTTGCTTATACTAAGAGCGAAGAAGAATTTCAACAATACTATGATCAAGCGCATGAACGTTTCATAGAGTTGCACCAATTCTATGATATTTATAATGATTATGAGGGTATAAATAATATAAAGACAATTAATGATCATGCAGGAATTGAACCTGTCAAAGTAGATAGAGCCATTATTGATCTAATTCTGTTCTCGAAGAAATGGGCTGAGCAAATTGGTTCAGATACGAATATCGCTATGGGTTCCGTTCTTCAGATTTGGCATGATTATCGTGAAGCGGGTATCGATGATCCAATGAATGCGATGTTACCTCCGATAGAAAAACTCATGATGGCGGCAGAACATATAGATCTTGATCAAGTCATCGTAGATACTGATAATAATACTGTGTATTTGGCTGATCAACAGATGAGTCTTAATGTTGGAGCCGTTGCCAAGGGATATGCTACAGAAATTGTAGCCAATGAATTAATGGCTGAGGGATTATTATCTGGGATGATCAGTGCTGGCGGTAATGTTCGTGCTATCCACAAACCTCTTGATAATGTCCGTGAGCGATGGGGAGTAGGATTACAGAATCCGGATAAGTTTATCGCAGTGGAAGAAGATAATCTATTGGATACCATTTTTGTTGATAATGCTTCTGTCGTTAGTAGTGGGGATTATCAAAGATATTACGTTGTGGATGGGGAGACTGTCCATCATTTGATCGACCCCAAGACGTTGATGCCCGGACAATATTATCGCGCTGTAACGATTGTGACGGAAGATTCAGGCGTAGCAGATTTCTTGTCGACAGCTACATTTCTCTTGCCATTTGAGGAGAGTAAGGCACTCATAGAAAGTCTAGAAGATGTAGAAGCGGTCTGGGTGATGCCAGACGGAACAGTTAAAGCGACCGATGGAATGGAAAAGATAATGAAAAGTCATGGTGCCACAGGAGCTAAATCAGAATAAATGATGGATGGATTTGTTTAGAGTATAAAGTATAGCGCAATAATAGCAACAGATGAGGTATAATGGAGAGTAGTGGAAATTGTTGATTGGAATATATCTTCGAATACCAACAAGATTGAGAATAGAAGGGAATTGGATCGTTTGAATAATGAAGAAT
Coding sequences within:
- a CDS encoding FAD:protein FMN transferase, which produces MYRWSKVVAIVVTLSLLLLGCQSGGNNTAIHYEKYSGSFYDSFNTLTQFVAYTKSEEEFQQYYDQAHERFIELHQFYDIYNDYEGINNIKTINDHAGIEPVKVDRAIIDLILFSKKWAEQIGSDTNIAMGSVLQIWHDYREAGIDDPMNAMLPPIEKLMMAAEHIDLDQVIVDTDNNTVYLADQQMSLNVGAVAKGYATEIVANELMAEGLLSGMISAGGNVRAIHKPLDNVRERWGVGLQNPDKFIAVEEDNLLDTIFVDNASVVSSGDYQRYYVVDGETVHHLIDPKTLMPGQYYRAVTIVTEDSGVADFLSTATFLLPFEESKALIESLEDVEAVWVMPDGTVKATDGMEKIMKSHGATGAKSE